Proteins encoded in a region of the Ralstonia pseudosolanacearum genome:
- a CDS encoding 2-isopropylmalate synthase, translating to MSDKLIIFDTTLRDGEQSPGASMTKEEKIRIAKQLERLKVDVIEAGFAASSNGDFEAIRAIAQSVKDSRICSLARANDRDIARAAEALKPAGQFRIHTFIATSALHMEKKLRMTPDQVYEQARLAVRFARQFTDDIEFSPEDGSRSDMDFLCRVLEGVIAEGATTINLPDTVGYAVPEGYAALIRSVRERIPNSDKAIWSVHCHNDLGMAVANSLAAVKLGGARQIECTINGLGERAGNTSLEEVVMAVKTRRDYFDLDVGVDTTQIVPASKLVSQITGFVVQPNKAVVGANAFAHASGIHQDGVLKARDTYEIMRAEDVGWTANKIVLGKLSGRNAFKQRLQELGIELDSEAELNAAFTRFKELADQKAEIFDEDIVAIVSNEAQHAESEHFRFVSLSQRSETGERPHARIVFVVDGKEVTGEAEGNGPVDATLNAIESQVASGAEQLLYSVNAITTGTQAQGEVTVRLSKSGRIVNGVGTDPDIVAASAKAYLAALNKLQDKSSEKLNPQI from the coding sequence ATGAGCGACAAACTGATTATTTTCGACACCACCTTGCGAGACGGCGAGCAGTCGCCCGGGGCGTCGATGACCAAGGAAGAAAAGATCCGCATCGCCAAGCAGCTCGAGCGGCTGAAGGTGGACGTGATCGAGGCGGGGTTCGCCGCCAGCTCCAACGGCGACTTCGAGGCCATCCGCGCCATCGCCCAGTCGGTCAAGGATTCCCGCATCTGCTCGCTGGCGCGCGCGAACGACCGCGACATCGCACGCGCCGCCGAGGCGCTCAAGCCGGCGGGGCAGTTCCGCATCCACACCTTCATCGCCACGTCCGCGCTGCACATGGAGAAGAAGCTGCGCATGACGCCGGACCAGGTGTACGAGCAGGCCCGCCTGGCCGTGCGCTTCGCGCGCCAGTTCACGGACGACATCGAGTTCTCGCCGGAAGACGGCAGCCGCTCCGACATGGATTTCCTGTGCCGCGTGCTGGAAGGCGTGATCGCCGAGGGGGCCACCACCATCAATCTGCCGGACACGGTCGGCTATGCGGTGCCGGAAGGCTATGCCGCGCTGATCCGCTCGGTGCGCGAGCGCATTCCCAACTCCGACAAGGCGATCTGGTCGGTGCACTGCCACAATGACCTGGGCATGGCGGTCGCCAACTCGCTGGCGGCGGTCAAGCTGGGCGGCGCGCGCCAGATCGAGTGCACGATCAACGGCCTGGGCGAGCGTGCCGGCAACACCAGCCTCGAAGAGGTGGTGATGGCCGTCAAGACCCGCCGCGACTACTTCGACCTCGATGTCGGTGTCGACACCACGCAGATCGTGCCGGCCTCCAAGCTGGTCTCGCAGATCACCGGCTTCGTGGTGCAGCCGAACAAGGCGGTGGTGGGCGCCAACGCCTTCGCGCATGCCTCCGGCATCCACCAGGACGGCGTGCTCAAGGCGCGCGATACCTACGAGATCATGCGCGCCGAAGACGTGGGCTGGACCGCCAACAAGATCGTGCTGGGCAAGCTCTCGGGCCGCAACGCGTTCAAGCAGCGCCTGCAGGAGCTCGGCATCGAGCTCGATTCCGAAGCCGAACTGAACGCCGCCTTCACGCGCTTCAAGGAGCTGGCCGACCAGAAGGCCGAGATCTTCGACGAGGACATCGTCGCCATCGTCTCCAACGAAGCGCAGCACGCCGAGAGCGAGCACTTCCGCTTCGTGTCGCTGTCGCAGCGCTCGGAGACCGGCGAGCGGCCGCACGCGCGCATCGTCTTCGTCGTCGACGGCAAGGAAGTGACGGGCGAGGCCGAGGGCAACGGCCCGGTCGACGCGACGCTCAACGCCATCGAGAGCCAGGTCGCCAGCGGCGCCGAGCAACTGCTGTACTCGGTCAACGCCATCACGACCGGCACCCAGGCGCAGGGCGAAGTGACGGTGCGTCTGTCCAAGTCGGGCCGCATCGTCAACGGCGTGGGCACCGATCCGGACATCGTCGCGGCATCGGCCAAGGCGTACCTGGCGGCGCTGAACAAGCTGCAGGACAAGAGCAGCGAGAAACTCAACCCGCAGATCTGA